The DNA sequence TATTACTGAATCGAATACTTCCGCAATCCGTAGAAAAGGTACTGCCTTTTATATTTTGCAAAGTCTGCTTTTAACGAAGTTATCAAGTCATCCAGTGCCCTTCCGCAAGCAATCAGGTCTTTACTTTTTAAATAAACCTTTATCACCTCCGGCATCCCGCCCAACACCAGGAAACGTTTAAAATGATCCAACAATTTTGCATGAACAGGTTCGGGTAAAGGCCTGTCAGCGCTTGCTTTTAGTTTCAGGGAAAGCAAACCATTCTCGCCAGCTGCGCGCAGATACTCATTAAAAGACAGCGGATAAACAAAAACAGACCGTACGCGGCCTACACCAAAAGAGGGTACTTCCTCCAACGCAAACTCAAGCAATGAACCCGCAGCTACTATATGTAGTTCGGGATATTTCTCATAAAAAAAAACGAAGCGCCGAGATAGCAGGAATGCAAACCTGGATTTCATCCAAAAAGATCAGCGTTTTACCTGGTATGATAGGAATGTTATACAACGCAGAAAGCGTTTCACAAATTTCAAACGGATCAAGGTCGCCTTCGAATATCTTATGAACTTGTCGTTGTTCTTCAAAGTTAATCTCCAGGAAATGGTCAAATTCCTTTGCAAGATTCCTTACAGATGTGGATTTCCCTACTGGCGGGCGCCCCGTAACAATAAAGGTTTCCCTTTCTTTTCTTGCCGCCAGGCGCTTAGTTCCTTGTCGATATCTCGGCTTATATACATATTGCTATTTTCCAAGGCAAAAATATCCATAAATTGCTATTTTCCAAGGTTATAAAAACAAAAACTTACCAGTTGGCGCGAGGCAGCCGGATTTTCGATTAAAATGGAAGTGCAAAGTTTAAGGCTGCTTTTTCAGTTTATCCTTGAAGACCTTCTCGAATTTTTCCATTTTCGGCTTAATTACCAGCCGGCAATAAGGCTGGTCGCCATTATTCCTGTAGTAATCCTGGTGATAATTCTCCGCCTCGTAAAACACCGTGAGGGGACTTATTTCGGTGATAACAGGGTTGTTAAAAGCGCCCGATTCGTTCAGCTTCCTTTTATATTCTTCGGCCAGGCGTTTTTGTTCTTCGTTATGATAAAAGATGGCGGAACGATATTGGGTGCCAACATCCGCCCCCTGCCTGTTAAGCGTCGTCGGATCATGGGTTTGCCAGAAGACTTCCAGCAATTCCTCAAAACTGATCACCTCCGGATTGAACAGGATCCTCGCCACTTCCGCATGGCCGGTCACGCCGGTGCAAACTTCCTCGTAACTCGGGTTGGGAACATGGCCTCCGGTGTAACCCGAACTGACCTTTTCCACCCCTTCCAGGTTTTGGAAAATAGCCTCAACGCACCAAAAACAGCCGGCTCCGAAGGTTGCGGTATCCATATTATTAGGTTTAGCGGATTGCCCAAACGCGGTTGAGCAAAACAGGAATAAAACGAAAAGACTTAAACATGTTCTCATTGAATGTGATAACAACTACACATACAAATATGTTTATATTTACCCGTATTTACGGATCAAACCATGCAAAAAAGAAGAGAGTTTATTAAGAGGTCTATGCTGGGAGCCGCTGCAATCGGCGTAGGCCCGGCGGTTAACAGTTCCCTGGCAGGTATTTCGCCCGGAAACGGCTCCGCGGTGAACCCAAACAAACCCATTGTCATCTCCACCTGGAATTTCGGGATCGCCGCGAACGAGGCGGCCTGGAAAGTGCTGAGCAGAAAGGGAAGGGCGCTGGATGCGGTAGAACAAGGCGTACATGTCCCTGAAGCTGATGCGTCCAACAATTCGGTTGGCCTTGGAGGCTACCCGGACCGCGACGGCCATGTAACCCTTGATTCTTGCATCATGGATGAAAAAGGCAATTGCGGGTCCGTTGCCTTCCTGGAACACATCGTACACCCCGTGTCGGTTGCCCGGAAAGTGATGGAGGAAACACCGCATGTGATGCTTGTTGGAGAAGGCGCCCTGCAGTTTGCCCTTGCACAGGGATTCGAAAAAACAAACCTGCTTACTCCTGAGGCGGAAAAAGCCTGGAAAAACTGGCTAAAGGAGAAAAAATATGAACCGGTGATCAATATTGAGAATCATGACACCATTAGTATGCTGGCCATCGATGCAGCCGGAGATATGTCGGGCGCCTGCACCACCAGCGGGCTGGCATTTAAAATGCACGGGCGGGTAGGCGATTCGCCTATCATCGGGGCCGCCTTATTTGTGGACAATGAAGTCGGGGGCGCCTGCGCTACCGGACATGGTGAGTTCGTCATGAAAACGCTCGGGAGTTTTCTTGTGGTAGAACTTATGCGGCAAGGGTTAAGCCCGGAAGCAGCCTGCAAAACGGCAGTAGAGCGCATCGTAAAGAAATATCCTAATTACCGGGAGATACAGGTTGGCTACCTGGCCATGAACAAGAAAGGAGAATACGGCTCCTATTCTATTCATAAAGGTTTTAGCTATGCGGTACACGATGGCTCCGGCAACCGGCTTATCAGCTCCGGCCACCATATACAAGAATAGGGCCCGGTATCATGCCCCTGCCCCTGGTATCGTATCGGCGCAACGGTATAGCCTACACTTCTAGTTTACCGGCTTGATGCTTCCCGCGCCCGAAACGTTTTCGTTTATAACCCCGGGGTTCCCGCGGTACTGCACGGAGCTGGCGCCGCTGGCTTGTGCATTCAGTTCGTTTAGAACATGAATATTGCATTCGGCGGCGCCGCTTACATGAATATCATATTTTCCGGCAACCAGCTCCAAAGCATTGAGTTCTCCTGCACCTGAAATGGTGACCTCGTGTTCGCCCGTTTTTCCCCGATAGGCAATTTCTCCTGCGCCGGAGAGTTCTGTTCTTATCTTGTTCGCTTGCATATCCAGCCTGGCTTCTACTGCTCCTGAAACATCCAGTTCAAATTCATCGGCGGCAAAGCGGTTGGTCATTTCTACCTCAACGGCTCCCGAAGCGGTAAGGCTGGTTAATTCGGGCAGGCTGATGGCGATGACTACTTCTTCGCAAATATTCTCATCCGAGTAGATCCGCAATCGTCCGTTATCCACTTCCGTTTTAATAAGAGGAAGCAAGTTTTCGTGGGTATGAATGCTAAAGGAACTAGCAGAATCACGGGTCAGCAATAGTTTGTAAGACCCGCCGAGGTCGATCCTTGAAAATGCAGCAAGGTCTCTGTTTTCGGTAGTCTCTTGCCCATTGCCTTCTATGCAATCGTCCATGCAGGAATTGAATACCGTCATCGCCAGGGCCGCGGCGAGGAAAAATATAAATAACCTGTTCATAGTGTTTAAAATTTGATGGAAGTTAAGGATTTCCTCCGGATTCCAGCAAAAAAGGCGCCCCGGAAGAGACGCCCTTTTCTTACGCAAAAATTATGATCTTTACTGTTCCCTGATTACCCGGACATTTCCGAATTTATTGAGATTATTGATATCTTTCAAGGTGACCCATAGCGTAATACGCCTTTTAACCTGGTCGGAGGTGTAAATATTCAGCGTATTGTCCACAATAAAATGTTTTACTTCCGGAACCAGGTTTTCATCGCCTTCCACTACGATCTTTTGCTCGTCTCCCTGTTTAAGGTAAACCTTAAAGTTTCCGTTTACCTTCACCAGCTGGTAACCTGAAACCTTCATTTCCTTGCGGATCACATCCGGAGCTTTGGTAATCCCGGCAGTCATTTCAATAGCGGGGCCGGTTTCATTGGCAAGTGCAACTCCGGATGTGAAGAGCATGGCGGCGGCTACCATAGCCACGTTCATTTTGTTGGTTAAACTTTTCATGTTGTGTGTGATTTTGTGTGTGATTAATAATGTTTTTTTGTTTGAACCGTTCGACTACAAAATTGCATCAGAAGGTTACACAATCACGAAAAATAACTGCAAAGAAAACGATACGCGCGGGTAAAATGCCCGTTACTAACGGTGTTAGGTGGCCAGGTAGAGACGATCTTCATCTTCGTTTTTTAAGAGCTGGCCGTCATCCAGTAATGTCCTTATTACAAAAAGCAGCTTTATTTCCGGAAATTCGGTCAGTTGTTCTAACAATTCCTGCCGGGAAAGCGCTTTTTTTTGTAAAACAGCCTCAATTGCCGCCTTTATGGCCACAAATTCCGCCTCCGTTACATCCCGCCGGTTCAGTTTAAGGCAATAGTCACAAATCCCGCAGTTTTCAGCAGCGGATTCCTTAAAGTAGGACAGCAGCATTTTGCTTCTGCACCTGCCGGTTTCGCCGGCATATTCAAGCACAGCATGGATATTCTCCAGATGCCGGTTTTTCCTTTCTCTCAGAAATACGGTGTCCAGGTAAAGATTCCCGGCGTCCGCTCTTGAAGACAAATAAGTGACCTGAGGTTTATCTGTTTTGGGAATATAGGAAACAACGCCTCGTTTTGCCAGCCACGGCAGCGTCCGCTGAAACTCCTCCTGTAACATGCCCGCCCTGCGCGCAATTAATTTTTCATCAAAGGGAACATAGAAGTCGAATACGCCTCCGCAAGACCGGAGGATGGCCTTCAATACAGCATCGTAATCCGCATGCGCCACCTGGAACTTGTAAAGCGCCTCCTTATCAAGCAGCAGCTTTATCCTGGAAGGAAGAAAAACGCCTTCGGAAAAACTGAGGTAATTGTCTTTCTCCAGGAAGCGGAACGCGTTTAATACTTTCATCGCGTAAAAATCATAGCGCCGGCAAAACTCCCCTATGTCAAAATCAAAGCTTAAACCTTCTCCCGCGCCGGTTGCGAGTTGAAAGTAATTTCCAAGTGCCTGGTAAATATTCCGGATCTCTTCCAGCGCCGGGTAACTGATATCGACATTCTCCAGCAGCTTCCTTTCATCCGCGGGGCTATGCAAAAGTACGGCGTAGGACTTTTTCCCGTCGCGCCCGGCCCGGCCTGCTTCCTGGTAATAGGCTTCCAGGCTTTCCGGAAGGTCCATGTGTACCACCAGCCGGACGTCCGGTTTGTCAATGCCCATTCCGAAGGCGTTGGTAGCCACCATTACCCGTGTTTTAGCCTGAATCCAGCTATCCTGCGCTGCTTCCCGTTTTCTCATCGGCATTCCCGCGTGGTAAAAAGCCGCCGGTACCCGGTGTTTACGTAAGAAAGCCGCAATTTCTTCCGTCTGCCGCCGATTTCTCGCATAGACGATCCCACTTCCCTCCTGCCGCCTTAATATTTTCAGCAGCCGTTCCTGCTTGCCTTCTTCCGGCAGAACCAGGTAGGCAAGGTTTTCCCTCGCGAAACTTTTCCGCAGTACGCGACCATTCCTGAACCGCAGCTGCTTCTGGATATCTTCTTCCACTTCCCCGGTTGCCGTAGCCGTCAGCGCCAGCACGGGCACTTCCCGCAGCAGCTCGCGAAGGCCGGCAATTTCCAGGTAAGCCGGGCGAAAATCATAGCCCCAATGCGAAATGCAATGAGCTTCGTCCACGGCAAGCAGGTTCACCTTCATGCGGCTGATACGCTCCCTGGCAAGGGCTGTCTTCAGCCGTTCGGGTGAAAGGTAAAGAAACTTATAGGGTCCGTAAATACAATTATCAAACACAGCGTCGATTTCCCTGGCGTGCATGCCTGAAAAAACAGCCGCCGCTTTTATACCTTTCCGGCGAAGTTGTTCTACCTGGTCCTTCATCAGCGCGATCAGAGGGGTTACCACTATGCAAATTCCCTCACGGGCCAGGGCCGGAACCTGGTAACATAGCGACTTACCGCCGCCTGTGGGCATCAGCGCAAGCGTATCGGTTCCTTCCAGCACGGAATGGATAATTTCCTCCTGCAGCGGCCGGAAAGCGTTAAAGCCCCAATAAGTTTTCAGAATATCCGCTATGTTTTCCATATTGCCCCCGGTGGAACTTACAATTTGCTAAAATAAAAGTATTTTCGGCACAAAGATCCTTGAGATGAAGAAAACAATGCTACTTCCGGGTATAGCCTGCCTCTTGCTAATGGCCGGCCCGGCCCTTTCGCAGCAATCAACGGCAACCTCCGTGGAAAAAGAAGAATGGGACGTCAATAGCCCTCCCGGACCTTCTGAAACGCATACGTTCAACCTTGAAGAAGGCACCTGGATGAACCTTGATGTCAGCCCGGACGGCAAACAGATCGTTTTCGACTTGCTGGGCGATATCTACATAATGCCGCTGAGCGGCGGAAACGCGAAGCTGTTACGGGGAGGCCTGGCTTATGAAGTCCAGCCGCGGTTCAGCCCGGACGGTTCCCGTATTTCTTTCACAAGCGATGCCGGGGGCGCAGACAATATCTGGGTCATGAACAGCGATGGTTCGGAGTCCAGGCAGGTTACGAAAGAGGATTTCCGGCTGCTTAACAATGCCGTCTGGACGCCGGACGGAAATTACCTGGTTGCCCGCAAGCATTTTACCAGCACCCGCTCCCTTGGGGCGGGAGAAATGTGGATGTATCATTTCAGCGGCGGCGAGGGTTTGCAGCTGACAAAACGAAAAAATGATCAGCAGGACGCCGGAGAGCCCTTTGTATCGCCCGACGGAAAATTCCTGTATTGGAGCGAAGACGTAAGCGAAGGTCCTTTTTTTGAATACAATAAGGATCCGAATACCGAAATTTACGCGATCAAAAGGCTGAACCTGGCAACCGGCGACATAGAAAAAGTCACAGGCGGGCCCGGAGGAGCCGTACGGCCTGCCATTTCCCCTGATGGAAAATGGCTTGCTTTCGTAAAAAGAGTGCGTTCCCAAAGTGTGCTGTATGTACACGATCTCCAAACCGGCCAAGAATTCCCGGTATATGCGCCAATGAGCAAAGATCAGCAGGAAGCCTGGGCCATTTTCGGCCCTTACTGCAATTTTGACTGGCTTCCCGATAATAAAACCATCGTATTCTATGCGAAAGGGAAGATTCGCAAAGTCCATATTGAAAGCCATGCCGCTGAGATCATTCCCTTCCGGGTAAGCGCACAGCACAGCATTACGGAAGCCCTTCATTTTGAGAACCAGGTGTTCAGCCCCCGCTTCGAAGCTAAAATGATACGGCAGGTGGTTACTTCTCCGGACGGAAAAACAATTGCTTTTAATGCAGCTGGTTATATTTATACCAAACGGCTTCCCAACGGAAAGCCGGAAAGAATTTCGGACGGAAAGGATTTTGAATATGAACCCGCTTATAGCCCGGACGGGAAGCAACTGGTGTATGTCACCTGGAACGACTCGCTGAAATCCGCCATTGTAAAAATAGATCTGGGTACCGGGAAGGCCACTCGTCTGACTACAGAAAAGGGATACTACAGCAGCCCGGCATTTTCTCCCGACGGAAAGCTTATCGTGTACGAAAAGTCGGGAGGGAATATCTTCCAGGGTTATAGCTTTGGTAAGAACGCGGGGCTCTATCTCATGAACGCAGACGGAGGCACACCACGGAAGATCATTGACCACGGCAGCAGCCCGGAATTCAACGTGCATAGCAACCGGGTCTATTTTCTTATCCGGGAAAACGGTAAGAAAACTTATAAAAGTATCGATCTGAACGGAGGCTATGAGCGAACGCATTTTACGTCCGGCTATGCCACAAAGTTTGCCCTGAGCCCGGACAACAAATGGGTGGCTTTTACCGAGTTGTTCAATGTTTATGTAGCGGCCTTCCCTCATACCGGCGGGGCCGTGGACCTGTCGGGAAAAACAAGCGCCCTGCCGGTGTTCAAACTAAGCAGGGATGCTGGAACCAGCCTCCACTGGTCCGGCGACAGTAAAAAGATACACTGGGTGCTGGGGCCTGAATACTTCAGCAGGGAATTAAATGAATCATTCACGTTTTTGCCGGGGGC is a window from the Anseongella ginsenosidimutans genome containing:
- a CDS encoding RecQ family ATP-dependent DNA helicase, whose amino-acid sequence is MENIADILKTYWGFNAFRPLQEEIIHSVLEGTDTLALMPTGGGKSLCYQVPALAREGICIVVTPLIALMKDQVEQLRRKGIKAAAVFSGMHAREIDAVFDNCIYGPYKFLYLSPERLKTALARERISRMKVNLLAVDEAHCISHWGYDFRPAYLEIAGLRELLREVPVLALTATATGEVEEDIQKQLRFRNGRVLRKSFARENLAYLVLPEEGKQERLLKILRRQEGSGIVYARNRRQTEEIAAFLRKHRVPAAFYHAGMPMRKREAAQDSWIQAKTRVMVATNAFGMGIDKPDVRLVVHMDLPESLEAYYQEAGRAGRDGKKSYAVLLHSPADERKLLENVDISYPALEEIRNIYQALGNYFQLATGAGEGLSFDFDIGEFCRRYDFYAMKVLNAFRFLEKDNYLSFSEGVFLPSRIKLLLDKEALYKFQVAHADYDAVLKAILRSCGGVFDFYVPFDEKLIARRAGMLQEEFQRTLPWLAKRGVVSYIPKTDKPQVTYLSSRADAGNLYLDTVFLRERKNRHLENIHAVLEYAGETGRCRSKMLLSYFKESAAENCGICDYCLKLNRRDVTEAEFVAIKAAIEAVLQKKALSRQELLEQLTEFPEIKLLFVIRTLLDDGQLLKNEDEDRLYLAT
- a CDS encoding head GIN domain-containing protein, with protein sequence MNRLFIFFLAAALAMTVFNSCMDDCIEGNGQETTENRDLAAFSRIDLGGSYKLLLTRDSASSFSIHTHENLLPLIKTEVDNGRLRIYSDENICEEVVIAISLPELTSLTASGAVEVEMTNRFAADEFELDVSGAVEARLDMQANKIRTELSGAGEIAYRGKTGEHEVTISGAGELNALELVAGKYDIHVSGAAECNIHVLNELNAQASGASSVQYRGNPGVINENVSGAGSIKPVN
- the msrA gene encoding peptide-methionine (S)-S-oxide reductase MsrA; this encodes MDTATFGAGCFWCVEAIFQNLEGVEKVSSGYTGGHVPNPSYEEVCTGVTGHAEVARILFNPEVISFEELLEVFWQTHDPTTLNRQGADVGTQYRSAIFYHNEEQKRLAEEYKRKLNESGAFNNPVITEISPLTVFYEAENYHQDYYRNNGDQPYCRLVIKPKMEKFEKVFKDKLKKQP
- a CDS encoding AAA family ATPase; the protein is MAARKERETFIVTGRPPVGKSTSVRNLAKEFDHFLEINFEEQRQVHKIFEGDLDPFEICETLSALYNIPIIPGKTLIFLDEIQVCIPAISALRFFL
- a CDS encoding GIN domain-containing protein → MKSLTNKMNVAMVAAAMLFTSGVALANETGPAIEMTAGITKAPDVIRKEMKVSGYQLVKVNGNFKVYLKQGDEQKIVVEGDENLVPEVKHFIVDNTLNIYTSDQVKRRITLWVTLKDINNLNKFGNVRVIREQ
- a CDS encoding N(4)-(beta-N-acetylglucosaminyl)-L-asparaginase, producing MQKRREFIKRSMLGAAAIGVGPAVNSSLAGISPGNGSAVNPNKPIVISTWNFGIAANEAAWKVLSRKGRALDAVEQGVHVPEADASNNSVGLGGYPDRDGHVTLDSCIMDEKGNCGSVAFLEHIVHPVSVARKVMEETPHVMLVGEGALQFALAQGFEKTNLLTPEAEKAWKNWLKEKKYEPVINIENHDTISMLAIDAAGDMSGACTTSGLAFKMHGRVGDSPIIGAALFVDNEVGGACATGHGEFVMKTLGSFLVVELMRQGLSPEAACKTAVERIVKKYPNYREIQVGYLAMNKKGEYGSYSIHKGFSYAVHDGSGNRLISSGHHIQE
- a CDS encoding AAA family ATPase — encoded protein: MKSRFAFLLSRRFVFFYEKYPELHIVAAGSLLEFALEEVPSFGVGRVRSVFVYPLSFNEYLRAAGENGLLSLKLKASADRPLPEPVHAKLLDHFKRFLVLGGMPEVIKVYLKSKDLIACGRALDDLITSLKADFAKYKRQYLFYGLRKYSIQ
- a CDS encoding amidohydrolase family protein — its product is MKKTMLLPGIACLLLMAGPALSQQSTATSVEKEEWDVNSPPGPSETHTFNLEEGTWMNLDVSPDGKQIVFDLLGDIYIMPLSGGNAKLLRGGLAYEVQPRFSPDGSRISFTSDAGGADNIWVMNSDGSESRQVTKEDFRLLNNAVWTPDGNYLVARKHFTSTRSLGAGEMWMYHFSGGEGLQLTKRKNDQQDAGEPFVSPDGKFLYWSEDVSEGPFFEYNKDPNTEIYAIKRLNLATGDIEKVTGGPGGAVRPAISPDGKWLAFVKRVRSQSVLYVHDLQTGQEFPVYAPMSKDQQEAWAIFGPYCNFDWLPDNKTIVFYAKGKIRKVHIESHAAEIIPFRVSAQHSITEALHFENQVFSPRFEAKMIRQVVTSPDGKTIAFNAAGYIYTKRLPNGKPERISDGKDFEYEPAYSPDGKQLVYVTWNDSLKSAIVKIDLGTGKATRLTTEKGYYSSPAFSPDGKLIVYEKSGGNIFQGYSFGKNAGLYLMNADGGTPRKIIDHGSSPEFNVHSNRVYFLIRENGKKTYKSIDLNGGYERTHFTSGYATKFALSPDNKWVAFTELFNVYVAAFPHTGGAVDLSGKTSALPVFKLSRDAGTSLHWSGDSKKIHWVLGPEYFSRELNESFTFLPGAPEELSPPAAEGLRIGLELETDVPSGRIAFKNARIITMKGDEVIENGTLIINENKIEAVGPAENVAIPAGAKVYDAAGKTIMPGIVDVHAHLPSGADGKSTHTFWPYYVNLAFGVTTTHDPSNNTEMVFTQSEMVKSGRLTGPRIYSTGTILYGAEGDFKAVVNSLDDARSHLRRLKAIGAFSVKSYNQPRRSQRQQIVTAARELEMQVVPEGGSTFTHNMSMILDGHTGVEHNIPVSDVYQDVYQLWNASNTAYTPTLIVAYGSQSGENYWYDRTRVWENERLLNFTPRSVVDPRSIRRPRAPDEEYGHFQNSRVCKVLSDGGTKINLGAHGQLQGLGAHWELWMLAQGGMSPLEAIRCATINGAAYLGMDKEIGSLEEGKLADLLVLDKNPLEDIHNSTSISKVMLNGRLYDAATMNQTGNHEQARKPFYWEREGYANPYDWHALSHSLGQFQCAGCGLQ